AAACCAATTTTCTTCTTGCGGGGTCTCACCTGTCCCGCTAGTCCCGCAGGAGTCTCGCACCTTCCACTCCAATCAACTAGTGTAAAAAATCAACATTGAGCTTTAACACAGCCCAAACATAAAAAGGTCAGCTGCTTAATAACGCCTCTGGCCTTTTTTGCGTGTGAAGTGATGATCAATTGTACTGCAATTTAATCAAGAAACCGGTCACGTTCCTCTTTCGATGGAATCTTGCATCGGTCTTTCTTTCCAAACCAGCTGTATCGGTTCAGGGCGATCCGGTCATATACCCAGTCCCTCACCCGCTTAGGAATAAACCGGAGGGGATACAGCATCCTCACTGGCCCTTGCAAATGCCTGCATATGCGCAGCACTGCATCTGACTTTATATATGAAATATCGTTTTCAATGAGTACGATACTGTCTGTTTCAGGTCCGATTCCGGATTTCCGCAGAAGCTCCTGCCCTCTGTCACCCTGCAGGGAAGCAAACTGGAAATGACGTGAAGGATCCCTTTTTAAAATGAACTGCACACTTTTGCTGCAAACATTACACACGCCGTCAAACAGGATGATGCCCGGCATTTCGCCACCGCCTTCCGGCCAGGATTTTCCGTTTCCATTTTATCATATCCACTTTTTTGCATGGAAAGTAAAAAGGCCTGCCGATTGGTACGGCAGACCTTTTGGACTCGTTGTTTTCCATGCCTGTTACGTTTGGACTCGTTTCAGCACGGTTTTTCATATTGAATGGTCTCGTTTTATCCGCATGTGTACTACGGAAAGAAAGTTGTAAAACCGATTTACAGAACGACACCGCCATCAATGCTCAGGGTTGTGCCTGTAATGAAACGCGCTTCATCAGAAGCAAGGAATGCATACCCATTAGCAATATCTTCTGGATAGCCAAGGTCGTTAAGTGTAGATTTACCTTTCATCATATCAAGTACTTTTTCAGGCATTTTTTCTGTCATTGGCGTCAGGATAAAACCAGGTGCTACGGCATTTACACGGATTTTATACTTTCCTAATTCCTTCGCCCACGTTTTGCTCATGCCGATAACGCCCCATTTTGTCGCAGCGTAGTTGGTCTGGCCGAAGTTGCCGTAAAGGCCGACAACTGAAGAAGCATTCAGGATTGCGCCGCCGTTGCCAAGCTCTTTCATATGTTTCGCAGCTGTTTGGCCGACGTTGAAGACACCTTTCAGGTTGACATCAATTACACGGTCCCATTGTTCTTCAGTCATTTTTTCGAGTTTTGAATCTGCAGTGATTCCGGCATTGTTAATGACAGCGTCAAGCTGGCCGAATTCGTCAACAACTTCCTGCATGCTCTTTTCAACGTCTTCACGGTTTACAACGTTTACAGACTTGCCTGTTGCTGTTCCGCCCGCTGCTTTGATTTCTTCTACAGTACGCTTGATGTCTTCTTCATTCAAGTCCCAGATAACGACTTTCGCGCCTTCTTTAGCGAACTTTTTGGCAGTTGCCTCACCAATACCGCGTCCGCCGCCTGTGATGATAGCTACTTTATCCTGTAATCTCATAATGATCTCCTCCATTTTTCAAACATTCTATTAATGTGTCGGCTCTGTTAAAAAACGAATTGTTAAATAAGGCCGATGCTGGCAAAGATGATCGCGACAATGACAGAAACGATTGGAATCAAAGAACCGACAACGAAAATATCTTTATAGGAATCTTTGTGTGTCATTCCTGTAATGGCAAGCAGCGTCAAAACAGCACCGTTATGCGGCAGCGTATCAAGACCGCCGGAAGCCAGTGAAGCGATTCTATGAAAAGCCGCTGGATCGATGCCGGAACTAATTGCCATTTCAAGGTACTTCGATCCCAATGCTTCTAGCGCGATACCCATACCACCGGAAGCTGAACCTGTGGCACCGGCAAGAATATTGACCGCAACCGCTTCAGAAATAAGCGGGCTTCCCTGAATTCCAAGAACAAAATCTTTTAGTGTTTCGAACCCTGGAACTGCTTTAACAACAGTACCAAAACCGACGGCAGCACTCGTATTAATGATGGCAATAACCGAGCCGCTTGCACCGCCATTGATGGATCCGATAAACTTTTGCAAATGTTTCATGTTCAATAGCATAATCAGTACGATACCTGTAATCAGGGCAGTGATAATATCCCATTTAAAAACGTTAAGGGTGACAATTACAGTAATAAGCGGCAGGAATGAAAGAAATGCATTTGGCAGCTTACTTTCATCAATTTCTTCTACGTCCTGATCTTTTGGCTCAGTAAATACTTCACCTGCAGCCATCAATTTCTTCTGGCGTCCGATAAGGTAAAAATATCCACCTATTCCCATAACAAGAGCACCTGCAATACCCATAATCGGTGCCGCAGTAGGTGTTGTATTGAAATACTGCATTGGAATCAGGTTCTGGATCTGTGGTGTTCCCGGTAAAGCTGTCATCGTAAAGGTGAAGGAACCGAGTGCAATCGCACCTGGAATCAAGCGGCGCGGAATGTTCGCTTCACGGTACAGGGCAACAGCAAGAGGGTACATCGCAAATACAACTACGAAAAGACTTACCCCTCCGTATGTCAGTACAGCGGCACCGACAACAACACCAAGGATGGCACGCTTTGTCCCAATGATCTTCGTAATCCAGTGGGCAACCGCCTGTGCGGCACCTGTATCTTCCATCAATTTACCAAAGATGGCACCAAGCATAAACACCGGGAACCACGCTTTTGCAAATCCTACAAATCCGCCCATATAAGTGTCAGTATAAGCTGGCAGCAAGTCCAGCCCGCCGAATAAGGCGACAATTCCGGCTGTGACCGGAGCGATCCAGATTATGGACCATCCCATATA
The Bacillus marinisedimentorum DNA segment above includes these coding regions:
- the fabG gene encoding 3-oxoacyl-ACP reductase FabG, with the translated sequence MRLQDKVAIITGGGRGIGEATAKKFAKEGAKVVIWDLNEEDIKRTVEEIKAAGGTATGKSVNVVNREDVEKSMQEVVDEFGQLDAVINNAGITADSKLEKMTEEQWDRVIDVNLKGVFNVGQTAAKHMKELGNGGAILNASSVVGLYGNFGQTNYAATKWGVIGMSKTWAKELGKYKIRVNAVAPGFILTPMTEKMPEKVLDMMKGKSTLNDLGYPEDIANGYAFLASDEARFITGTTLSIDGGVVL
- a CDS encoding GntP family permease produces the protein MLGIFLGLVLLMVLAYMGWSIIWIAPVTAGIVALFGGLDLLPAYTDTYMGGFVGFAKAWFPVFMLGAIFGKLMEDTGAAQAVAHWITKIIGTKRAILGVVVGAAVLTYGGVSLFVVVFAMYPLAVALYREANIPRRLIPGAIALGSFTFTMTALPGTPQIQNLIPMQYFNTTPTAAPIMGIAGALVMGIGGYFYLIGRQKKLMAAGEVFTEPKDQDVEEIDESKLPNAFLSFLPLITVIVTLNVFKWDIITALITGIVLIMLLNMKHLQKFIGSINGGASGSVIAIINTSAAVGFGTVVKAVPGFETLKDFVLGIQGSPLISEAVAVNILAGATGSASGGMGIALEALGSKYLEMAISSGIDPAAFHRIASLASGGLDTLPHNGAVLTLLAITGMTHKDSYKDIFVVGSLIPIVSVIVAIIFASIGLI
- a CDS encoding thiol-disulfide oxidoreductase DCC family protein, translating into MPGIILFDGVCNVCSKSVQFILKRDPSRHFQFASLQGDRGQELLRKSGIGPETDSIVLIENDISYIKSDAVLRICRHLQGPVRMLYPLRFIPKRVRDWVYDRIALNRYSWFGKKDRCKIPSKEERDRFLD